Proteins encoded within one genomic window of Conchiformibius steedae:
- a CDS encoding M3 family metallopeptidase has product MSDNILLNLQDEPRFADIRAEDVRPAVRQAIAEAREAVAAVKNQDEAATWLNTVEPLTDATERVGRIWGVVAHLNSVADTPELRAAYNELMPEVTVFFTEIGQDIELYERFKDIKASPQFDKLDAARQTKLAHDLRGFVLSGAELPPEQQARFAELQSEGAQLGAQFAQNVLDATDAFALYFEDESELAGLPEDALAMFRAAAEADNKSGWKIGLQMPHYLAVMQHADRRELREQLYRAYSTRASELGKPEWDNTANINRCLEIALEEAKLLGYANYAELSLATKMAETPAQVLDFLNDLAKRAKPFAERDLAEVRAFAADKLNIADLQAWDLAYASEKLREAKYAFSETEVKKYFPVSKVLAGLFAQVHRLFGVNFIEKRVPAWHEDVRYFELEKGGSIIGGVYFDLFAREGKRGGAWMNDYRGRRRFADGHKAGQIQTPVAYLVCNFTPPVNGKESRLSHDEILTLFHETGHGLHHLLTRVDELGVSGINGVEWDAVELPSQFMENFVWEYDVLRGMSAHEDTGEALPEDLFAKMLAAKNFQRGLFLVRQMEFALFDMKIYSETDTAQLHHWAQVLDEVRREVAVIRPPEYNRFANSFSHIFAGGYSAGYYSYAWAEVLSADAYAAFEESGDVKNTGAKFWNEILAVGGSRSAMDSFKAFRGRAPQIDALLRHSGFEAQPA; this is encoded by the coding sequence ATGTCCGACAATATTTTGTTGAATTTACAAGATGAACCGCGTTTTGCCGATATCCGCGCCGAAGATGTGCGCCCTGCTGTCCGCCAAGCCATTGCCGAAGCCCGCGAAGCTGTAGCAGCGGTAAAAAATCAAGATGAAGCAGCCACTTGGCTGAATACCGTTGAACCGCTAACCGATGCCACCGAGCGTGTGGGGCGCATTTGGGGCGTGGTGGCGCATTTAAATTCGGTGGCAGATACGCCTGAATTACGTGCCGCTTACAATGAATTGATGCCCGAAGTAACGGTTTTCTTTACCGAAATCGGACAGGATATTGAATTGTACGAGCGTTTTAAAGACATTAAGGCTTCGCCACAGTTTGATAAATTGGACGCTGCCCGTCAAACCAAATTGGCGCATGATTTGCGCGGATTTGTGTTAAGCGGTGCGGAACTGCCCCCCGAACAGCAGGCACGTTTTGCCGAATTGCAAAGCGAAGGCGCACAATTGGGCGCACAGTTTGCCCAAAATGTGTTGGACGCAACTGATGCGTTTGCGCTGTATTTTGAAGACGAAAGCGAATTGGCGGGTTTGCCCGAAGATGCTTTGGCGATGTTCCGCGCTGCTGCCGAAGCCGACAACAAAAGCGGTTGGAAAATCGGGTTGCAAATGCCGCATTATTTGGCAGTGATGCAGCACGCCGACCGCCGCGAACTGCGCGAACAGCTTTACCGTGCCTACAGCACCCGCGCCAGCGAATTGGGCAAACCCGAATGGGACAACACCGCCAATATCAACCGCTGTTTGGAAATTGCTTTAGAAGAAGCCAAGCTGCTGGGTTATGCCAATTACGCCGAATTGTCGCTGGCAACCAAAATGGCAGAAACCCCCGCACAAGTTTTGGATTTTCTGAACGATTTGGCAAAACGCGCCAAACCTTTCGCCGAGCGCGATTTGGCAGAAGTACGCGCTTTTGCTGCCGACAAGCTGAACATCGCCGATTTGCAGGCGTGGGATTTGGCTTATGCCAGCGAAAAACTGCGCGAAGCCAAATACGCTTTCAGCGAAACCGAAGTGAAAAAATACTTTCCTGTCAGCAAGGTATTGGCAGGTTTGTTTGCACAGGTACACCGTTTGTTCGGGGTGAACTTTATTGAAAAACGCGTTCCCGCTTGGCATGAAGACGTGCGTTATTTTGAATTGGAAAAAGGCGGTTCAATTATCGGCGGCGTGTATTTTGACCTGTTTGCCCGCGAAGGCAAACGCGGCGGCGCATGGATGAACGATTACCGCGGTCGCCGCCGTTTTGCAGACGGACACAAAGCGGGACAAATCCAAACGCCTGTTGCCTATTTGGTGTGCAATTTTACTCCGCCTGTAAACGGCAAAGAATCGCGTTTAAGCCACGATGAAATCCTGACTCTGTTCCACGAAACGGGACACGGATTGCATCACCTGCTTACCCGTGTGGACGAGTTGGGCGTGAGCGGCATCAACGGCGTGGAATGGGACGCGGTGGAACTGCCCAGCCAGTTTATGGAAAACTTTGTGTGGGAATACGACGTGTTACGCGGTATGTCGGCGCACGAAGACACGGGCGAGGCATTACCTGAAGATTTGTTTGCCAAAATGTTGGCGGCGAAAAATTTCCAACGCGGGCTGTTTTTGGTACGCCAAATGGAATTTGCCTTGTTTGACATGAAGATTTACAGCGAAACCGATACGGCACAATTGCACCATTGGGCGCAGGTATTGGACGAAGTGCGCCGTGAAGTGGCGGTTATCCGTCCGCCCGAATACAACCGTTTTGCCAACAGCTTCAGCCATATTTTTGCAGGGGGCTACTCGGCAGGCTATTACAGCTACGCTTGGGCGGAAGTATTGAGCGCGGATGCTTATGCGGCATTTGAAGAAAGCGGCGACGTGAAAAACACGGGCGCGAAATTCTGGAATGAAATCTTGGCGGTGGGCGGCAGCCGCAGCGCGATGGACAGCTTTAAAGCCTTTCGTGGACGTGCGCCGCAAATTGATGCTTTGTTAAGACATTCAGGATTTGAAGCACAACCCGCTTAA
- the petA gene encoding ubiquinol-cytochrome c reductase iron-sulfur subunit, with amino-acid sequence MDNKEINQGRRRFLSLATAGAGGVAALGVATPLVASWFPSEKAKAAGASVEVDVSKIEAGQLLTAEWRGKPIFVLNRTEAQLKDLPTLDGELVDPASQADQQPESCKNPTRSLKPNLWVAIGICTHLGCSPTHRPDVGAADLGGASWKGGFFCPCHGSKFDLAGRVFKGVPAPSNLVIPPYKYLNDNLILVGEE; translated from the coding sequence ATGGATAATAAAGAAATCAATCAAGGACGCCGCCGCTTTCTCTCACTCGCCACCGCTGGTGCGGGTGGCGTAGCTGCCTTGGGTGTAGCCACGCCGCTGGTTGCCAGCTGGTTTCCTTCGGAAAAAGCCAAAGCCGCTGGTGCTTCAGTAGAAGTAGATGTCAGCAAAATTGAAGCGGGACAACTACTAACCGCCGAATGGCGCGGCAAGCCCATTTTTGTGCTCAACCGCACCGAAGCCCAGCTCAAAGACCTGCCCACGCTTGACGGCGAACTGGTGGACCCCGCTTCGCAAGCCGACCAACAGCCCGAAAGCTGTAAAAACCCCACACGTTCGCTGAAGCCGAACCTGTGGGTGGCCATCGGTATTTGCACCCACTTGGGCTGTTCCCCCACCCACCGCCCTGATGTGGGCGCGGCGGACTTGGGCGGCGCAAGCTGGAAAGGTGGCTTTTTCTGCCCCTGCCACGGCTCCAAATTTGACTTGGCAGGACGTGTGTTCAAAGGCGTACCCGCACCGAGCAATCTGGTTATCCCGCCATACAAATACCTGAATGACAACCTGATTCTGGTTGGCGAAGAATAA
- a CDS encoding RluA family pseudouridine synthase yields the protein MPPISKESVRHLQLGEEHAGQRLDNYLIKILKGVPRSHIWRIIRAGEVRINGKRVKAETRLYAGDSIRIPPIRTAERTLPAPSVPPRLFPIVFEDDALLVINKPAGVAVHGGSGVSFGVIEQLRQARPEARYLELAHRLDRDTSGLLMIAKKRSALVKLHEAIRAGTPQKSYLALGIGAWGDIRHVKLPLHKYTGAAGEKMVRIAADGQHAHTVFDVLERFDGGLLHRIGLSKLTLLRATLKTGRTHQIRVHMQSQQCPIAGDERYGDYQGNKRLQKIGLKRMFLHAEQLILAHPLSGEPLNLHAPLPAELDNLLLMLRNSQTIVD from the coding sequence ATGCCACCAATTAGCAAAGAAAGCGTCCGCCATTTGCAGCTTGGCGAAGAACACGCAGGACAACGCCTTGATAATTACCTGATAAAAATACTCAAAGGCGTGCCACGCAGCCATATTTGGCGCATTATCCGCGCTGGCGAAGTACGCATTAACGGCAAGCGCGTGAAAGCCGAAACCCGTCTGTACGCAGGCGACAGCATACGCATTCCCCCCATCCGCACCGCCGAACGCACCCTACCCGCCCCCTCCGTGCCGCCGCGCCTGTTCCCCATCGTATTTGAAGACGATGCCTTGCTGGTCATCAACAAACCCGCAGGCGTAGCCGTGCATGGCGGCAGCGGTGTCAGTTTCGGCGTGATTGAACAACTGCGCCAAGCCCGTCCCGAAGCCCGTTATTTGGAACTGGCACACCGTCTCGACCGCGACACCAGCGGTTTGCTGATGATTGCCAAAAAACGCAGTGCTTTAGTCAAACTGCACGAAGCCATCCGCGCAGGCACGCCGCAAAAAAGCTATCTTGCCCTTGGTATTGGCGCATGGGGCGACATCCGCCACGTTAAACTGCCGCTGCACAAATACACAGGCGCAGCAGGCGAAAAAATGGTACGCATTGCCGCAGACGGACAACACGCCCACACCGTGTTTGACGTATTGGAACGCTTTGACGGTGGCTTACTGCACCGCATCGGCTTGTCCAAACTCACCCTGCTACGCGCCACCTTAAAAACAGGGCGCACCCACCAAATCCGCGTTCACATGCAATCGCAGCAATGTCCCATCGCGGGTGATGAACGTTACGGCGATTATCAGGGCAACAAACGTTTGCAAAAAATCGGGCTGAAACGGATGTTTTTACACGCCGAACAGCTGATATTGGCGCACCCATTAAGTGGCGAACCCCTGAATCTGCACGCCCCTTTACCCGCCGAACTGGACAATCTGCTGCTCATGCTGCGTAATAGTCAGACCATAGTGGATTAA
- a CDS encoding dihydrofolate reductase, with translation MQRITLIAAADINGCIGGNNTMLWHIPEDFAFFKQYTLGKPVIMGRKTWQSLPKRPLPERRNIVLSRQRDWTDTGAEVFADLNTALAACADAPEVMIIGGAQLYAQVLPLATDLRLTEVRLNVAGDAFFPEFSRQQWQEVSRESHVSARGIGFDLVHWQRFKYSG, from the coding sequence ATGCAGCGAATTACCCTGATTGCCGCCGCCGATATAAACGGCTGTATTGGTGGCAACAATACCATGTTATGGCATATCCCTGAAGATTTTGCCTTTTTTAAACAATATACTTTAGGTAAACCCGTGATAATGGGGCGCAAAACATGGCAAAGCCTGCCCAAACGTCCGCTGCCCGAACGCCGTAACATCGTTTTGTCGCGGCAGAGGGATTGGACAGACACAGGCGCGGAAGTGTTTGCCGATTTAAACACTGCCTTGGCTGCTTGTGCCGATGCGCCCGAAGTGATGATTATCGGCGGGGCGCAGCTGTATGCACAGGTTTTGCCTTTGGCAACCGATTTGCGTTTAACCGAAGTGCGCCTAAATGTGGCGGGCGATGCCTTTTTCCCCGAATTTTCGCGCCAGCAGTGGCAGGAAGTTTCCCGCGAAAGCCATGTTTCGGCGCGGGGGATTGGCTTTGATTTGGTGCATTGGCAAAGGTTTAAGTATAGTGGATAA
- a CDS encoding flavin prenyltransferase UbiX, translating into MPYGVRLLEVLLQAGKNVQLVYSQAAQIVAQQEMDLKLPASAAEAQEMLCQRFNVSAPQLRVFGREEWFAAPASGNSAADAMVICPASMGTVAAVANGLSENLIERAADVIIKERRPLIVVPRETPFSTIHLENLLKLAQAGCTVLPPSAGFYTKPQSVNDMVDFVVARILDQLRIPHSLMPKWGE; encoded by the coding sequence ATGCCCTATGGCGTGCGTTTGTTGGAAGTGCTGTTGCAAGCAGGCAAAAACGTGCAATTGGTGTATTCGCAAGCCGCGCAAATTGTGGCGCAGCAGGAAATGGATTTAAAACTGCCTGCTTCCGCTGCCGAAGCCCAAGAAATGTTGTGCCAACGCTTTAATGTCAGCGCACCGCAATTGCGCGTATTTGGGCGTGAAGAATGGTTTGCCGCGCCCGCTTCAGGCAACAGCGCCGCCGATGCGATGGTGATTTGCCCTGCCAGCATGGGCACAGTAGCTGCGGTGGCAAACGGTTTGTCGGAAAACCTGATTGAACGCGCCGCCGACGTTATCATTAAAGAACGCCGTCCGCTGATTGTTGTGCCTCGTGAAACCCCGTTCTCAACCATTCACTTGGAAAACCTGCTCAAGTTGGCACAAGCAGGTTGCACCGTGTTGCCTCCCTCTGCGGGCTTCTACACCAAGCCGCAAAGCGTTAACGATATGGTAGATTTTGTGGTGGCGCGTATTCTCGACCAACTGCGTATCCCCCACAGCCTGATGCCCAAATGGGGTGAATAA
- a CDS encoding cytochrome c1, whose product MKKSLKQYLAAIALAAPIGMAGAAGGGNYEKVELDHGDQISLQRGAQIFVNNCLSCHSASAMRFNRLKDIGLTEDEIKNNLMFTTDKVGDVMQAHMDPADAKKWFGAAPPDLTLIARSRGADYLYAYLRGFYHDPTRPNGWNNVVFDKVGMPHPLWEQQGIQAVKLDDKGQPIWKDDGHGGKIPDLYWVQAGTQTRMTKDGKVITKEFDNSVKDLVNFMSYMAEPAQVQRKQIGYIVLMFLIAVLLPLAYFLKKEFWKDVH is encoded by the coding sequence ATGAAAAAATCATTGAAACAATACCTTGCTGCCATCGCCTTGGCAGCCCCCATCGGCATGGCTGGCGCAGCAGGCGGCGGCAACTACGAAAAAGTAGAATTAGACCACGGCGACCAAATCAGCCTGCAACGCGGCGCACAGATTTTTGTCAATAACTGCCTGTCGTGCCACTCGGCTTCCGCCATGCGTTTTAACCGCTTGAAAGACATCGGTTTAACAGAAGATGAAATCAAAAACAATCTGATGTTTACCACCGATAAAGTGGGCGATGTGATGCAGGCGCACATGGACCCAGCCGATGCGAAAAAATGGTTTGGCGCAGCCCCACCCGATTTAACCCTGATTGCCCGCTCACGCGGCGCGGATTACCTGTATGCCTATCTGCGCGGTTTCTACCACGACCCCACCCGTCCCAACGGTTGGAACAATGTGGTGTTTGATAAAGTAGGCATGCCGCATCCGCTGTGGGAACAACAAGGCATTCAAGCCGTTAAGTTGGACGACAAAGGTCAGCCCATTTGGAAAGACGACGGACACGGCGGCAAAATCCCCGATTTGTATTGGGTTCAAGCAGGTACGCAAACACGCATGACCAAAGACGGCAAAGTGATTACCAAAGAATTTGATAATTCTGTCAAAGATTTGGTGAACTTTATGTCGTATATGGCAGAGCCTGCACAGGTTCAGCGCAAACAAATCGGCTACATCGTGTTGATGTTCCTGATTGCGGTACTGCTGCCATTGGCATACTTCCTGAAAAAAGAATTCTGGAAAGACGTGCATTAA
- a CDS encoding YqgE/AlgH family protein, with translation MDLSNHFLIAAPALDEGPFAGSVVYVCEHNQEGAMGVIINKPSPIPMQAVFAGNGGDTPERFAEDFVLFGGPVHPERGFVVHTPAGEWQSTLKVNGADDNGVTTSRDIVENLGDEEKVAKAFLTIGYASWEKGQLERELAENSWLTVAADNAILFDLPAGKRYRAALAKLGIEQVNLMHGAGHA, from the coding sequence ATGGATTTGAGCAATCATTTTTTGATTGCCGCACCCGCTTTAGATGAAGGTCCGTTTGCGGGCAGCGTGGTGTATGTGTGTGAACACAATCAGGAAGGCGCGATGGGCGTGATTATCAATAAACCGTCGCCGATTCCCATGCAGGCGGTGTTTGCGGGCAACGGCGGCGACACGCCCGAACGTTTTGCCGAAGATTTTGTTTTGTTTGGCGGACCAGTGCATCCCGAACGCGGTTTTGTGGTGCATACGCCCGCAGGCGAATGGCAAAGCACCTTAAAAGTAAACGGTGCAGACGACAACGGCGTCACCACTTCACGCGATATTGTGGAAAATCTGGGCGATGAAGAAAAAGTGGCAAAAGCTTTTTTAACCATTGGTTACGCCAGTTGGGAAAAAGGACAGTTGGAACGCGAATTGGCAGAAAATTCGTGGCTGACGGTGGCGGCGGACAATGCGATTTTATTTGATTTGCCTGCGGGTAAGCGTTACCGCGCGGCGTTGGCCAAACTGGGGATTGAACAAGTGAATTTGATGCACGGGGCAGGTCATGCCTGA
- the ruvX gene encoding Holliday junction resolvase RuvX produces MPDLPQGGVLAFDFGETRIGVAQGDSAVCIAHPLATVTGRSNAEKLERIAVLVQQWQPQFLLVGLPVHADGTPHDITRLARRFGERLQKRFDLPVFWADERFTSLYAEELLHQAQVFGKKHKAVSDQVAAQALLQGFFDGVRMDTVAVFAAMDAAQKEKIDKND; encoded by the coding sequence ATGCCTGATTTGCCGCAGGGCGGGGTGTTGGCGTTTGATTTTGGCGAAACGCGCATCGGCGTGGCGCAGGGCGATTCGGCGGTGTGCATCGCGCACCCCTTGGCAACGGTAACGGGGCGCAGCAATGCCGAAAAATTGGAACGGATTGCCGTGTTGGTGCAGCAGTGGCAGCCGCAGTTTTTACTGGTGGGCTTACCCGTGCATGCTGACGGCACACCCCACGACATCACCCGTTTGGCGCGGCGATTTGGCGAGCGTTTGCAGAAACGCTTTGATTTGCCTGTGTTTTGGGCGGACGAGCGTTTTACGTCCCTTTATGCGGAAGAGCTGCTGCATCAGGCGCAAGTGTTTGGTAAAAAACACAAAGCCGTATCCGACCAAGTAGCGGCGCAGGCTTTGTTGCAGGGCTTTTTTGATGGCGTGCGCATGGATACGGTGGCGGTGTTTGCTGCGATGGATGCGGCACAAAAAGAAAAAATAGATAAAAATGATTGA
- a CDS encoding PHP domain-containing protein: MIDLHCHSSVSDGALSPEEVVRLAAQNGCRLLALTDHDHTGGIAPARAEAAQHGIRVISGVEVSVTWRGRTIHIVGLDFDEQHEGLQTLLARVRGGRIERVRQISEKLAKKGITGVFDGAMALAAANPEMVSRTHVAEFLLQQGVVRNKQQAFTKYLGEGKCAAVAHRWADLDEAVGAITAAGGLAVVAHPMRYDLSATARRHLFSEFQAAGGCAIEVHSGSSSLGDRLNYALLAEQFGFFASAGSDFHRSGGYGGGVLGACPELPPLCRPIWAQFREPYQPVH; the protein is encoded by the coding sequence ATGATTGATTTACATTGTCATTCCAGCGTATCGGACGGGGCGTTAAGCCCTGAAGAAGTGGTGCGCTTGGCGGCGCAGAACGGTTGTCGTCTGCTGGCATTAACCGACCACGACCACACTGGCGGCATCGCCCCCGCACGCGCCGAAGCCGCACAACACGGCATTCGTGTGATTAGCGGCGTGGAAGTGTCGGTAACATGGCGCGGGCGCACCATTCACATTGTTGGTTTGGATTTTGACGAACAACATGAAGGCTTGCAAACGCTGCTGGCGCGGGTGCGCGGCGGACGCATTGAACGGGTGCGCCAAATATCGGAAAAATTAGCCAAAAAAGGCATTACAGGCGTATTTGACGGCGCAATGGCATTGGCAGCTGCCAATCCCGAAATGGTGTCGCGCACCCATGTGGCGGAATTTTTGCTGCAACAGGGCGTGGTTCGCAACAAGCAGCAGGCGTTTACCAAGTATTTGGGCGAGGGCAAATGTGCGGCGGTGGCGCACCGTTGGGCGGATTTGGACGAAGCGGTGGGCGCGATTACGGCGGCGGGCGGATTGGCGGTGGTGGCGCATCCGATGCGCTATGATTTGTCGGCAACGGCACGGCGGCATTTGTTTAGCGAATTTCAAGCAGCAGGCGGCTGCGCGATTGAAGTCCACAGCGGCAGCAGCAGTTTGGGCGACCGTTTAAATTACGCGCTGTTGGCGGAACAATTTGGTTTTTTTGCCAGCGCGGGCAGCGATTTTCACCGCAGCGGCGGCTATGGCGGCGGGGTATTGGGTGCGTGTCCCGAACTGCCGCCGTTGTGTCGTCCGATATGGGCGCAGTTCCGCGAGCCGTATCAGCCTGTACATTAA
- a CDS encoding cytochrome b, which yields MENQNQSKGKALLDWVDARFPLSKMMKEHVTEYYAPKNFNFWYFFGSLAMLVLVIQIVSGIFLTMNFKPDGTLNAQNLPVAFAAVEYIMRDVSGGWIIRYMHSTGASMFFIVVYLHMFRGLVYGSFKKPRELVWVFGSLIFLALMAEAFMGYLLPWGQMSFWGAQVIINLFGAIPVIGPDLSTWIRGDFNVSDATLNRFFALHVIALPLVLVGLVAAHLIALHEVGSNNPDGVEIKKLKDSNGIPLDGIPFHPYYTVKDILGVVVFLIFFCAVMFFAPEGGGYFLEKPNFDPADPLKTPPHIAPVWYFTPFYAILRAVPSFAGTQVWGVLAMGAAVVLIALLPWLDRSPTKSIRYRGPIFKFALVAFLISFIGLGILGAKVASDTRTLVSQILSVVYFAFFLGMPFYTKLDQDKPVPERVTMSTPKQKLMFFVYVAITLVGSYLFAVYI from the coding sequence ATGGAAAACCAAAATCAAAGCAAAGGCAAAGCCTTACTGGACTGGGTGGACGCGCGTTTCCCCCTGTCCAAAATGATGAAGGAACACGTTACCGAATACTATGCACCGAAAAACTTTAATTTTTGGTACTTTTTCGGTTCGTTGGCGATGCTGGTGCTGGTGATTCAAATCGTCAGCGGCATTTTCCTAACCATGAACTTTAAACCCGACGGCACGCTGAACGCACAAAATCTGCCTGTAGCGTTTGCCGCCGTGGAATACATTATGCGCGACGTGTCGGGCGGTTGGATTATCCGCTATATGCACTCTACCGGCGCATCCATGTTCTTTATCGTGGTGTATCTGCACATGTTCCGCGGTTTGGTGTACGGCTCGTTTAAAAAGCCGCGCGAACTGGTGTGGGTATTCGGCTCGCTGATTTTCTTGGCATTGATGGCAGAAGCCTTTATGGGCTACCTGCTGCCTTGGGGTCAGATGTCGTTTTGGGGCGCACAGGTGATTATTAATCTGTTCGGCGCGATTCCCGTGATTGGTCCTGATTTATCCACTTGGATTCGCGGCGACTTTAACGTATCTGATGCCACCTTAAACCGCTTCTTCGCCCTGCACGTGATTGCCCTGCCTTTGGTATTGGTCGGTTTGGTGGCTGCCCACCTGATTGCCCTGCACGAAGTGGGTTCCAACAACCCCGACGGCGTGGAAATCAAAAAACTGAAAGATTCTAACGGTATTCCTTTGGACGGCATTCCTTTCCACCCCTACTACACCGTTAAAGACATTTTGGGCGTAGTGGTATTTTTGATTTTCTTCTGCGCGGTGATGTTCTTTGCCCCCGAAGGCGGCGGTTATTTCTTGGAGAAACCGAACTTTGACCCTGCCGACCCGCTGAAAACCCCGCCGCACATCGCACCCGTTTGGTATTTCACCCCGTTCTATGCGATTTTGCGTGCCGTACCCTCTTTTGCAGGTACACAAGTTTGGGGCGTATTGGCAATGGGCGCAGCCGTGGTGCTGATTGCACTGCTGCCGTGGCTGGACCGTTCCCCCACCAAATCCATCCGCTACCGCGGTCCGATTTTCAAATTTGCCTTGGTTGCCTTTTTGATTTCATTCATCGGCTTGGGCATTTTGGGCGCGAAAGTGGCAAGCGATACCCGTACTTTGGTTTCGCAAATTTTGTCAGTGGTGTATTTCGCCTTCTTCTTGGGCATGCCGTTTTACACCAAATTGGACCAAGACAAACCCGTTCCCGAGCGTGTAACCATGAGCACGCCCAAACAAAAACTGATGTTCTTTGTTTATGTGGCGATTACGCTGGTGGGTTCATACCTGTTTGCGGTTTATATTTAA
- the hfq gene encoding RNA chaperone Hfq, which translates to MTAKGQLLQDPFLNALRKEHVPVSIYLVNGIKLQGQVESFDQYVVLLRNTSVTQMVYKHAISTIVPARAVSLQHDGGNKNAQQKTAMTLQQVETVTPSAA; encoded by the coding sequence ATGACAGCTAAAGGACAACTGTTACAAGATCCTTTCCTGAACGCTTTGCGTAAGGAACATGTGCCCGTTTCCATTTATTTGGTAAACGGCATCAAACTGCAAGGACAAGTGGAATCTTTTGACCAATATGTGGTATTGCTGCGCAATACTTCGGTAACGCAAATGGTGTACAAACACGCCATTTCTACCATTGTGCCCGCGCGTGCAGTCAGCTTGCAGCACGACGGCGGCAATAAAAATGCCCAGCAAAAAACCGCCATGACTTTGCAGCAGGTGGAAACCGTTACCCCCAGCGCTGCCTGA